Within Populus trichocarpa isolate Nisqually-1 chromosome 6, P.trichocarpa_v4.1, whole genome shotgun sequence, the genomic segment GTTGAAGCAGAGCCTTCGATATCTTGACAGTAATGTCCTCattgataattttcattaatttgcaGAGCTCTATTCTGGATGTTACTTTAGTTGTCTTGAGGTAGTGTCATCTTGCATAATATCTGTTGACTTTGTACTTTTTGATGCTTTATGTAATACTTCCTCTGTTCCTCCTTTCGCTTTCTTTACTCTGACTGTTTCTTTCCTTTGCAGAACATCTACTGGGTTGGGCAAATCAACAGAGCATGCCAAGATATAGCTCCAACAGCCAACCATTAAAAAGTCCAAGTGGTTAGAACTTTGTGGCTTTCGCATCTCCTAGAACAACTGTTGCTGTCAAAAACCAGGGAAATGAAAACACATTCCAAGATCCTCATAATGTTGATCCTCATATGTTTAAGGTCATGGGTAACAGTGCAGTGCTGGTATATGAAAACTGATTCAATTGCATCTATCATTAATCGAAATCATGAACAAATTGCGTCTTTTGATTCAGGATAATGAGACTTTCAAACCAAGATCTCAAAGTaactgtttttttatgaaaagaaagagtCTCATAGGCAGTCAAAGTTGTTGGCTGCTATAGAAAGTTTTACGATTTCCacttttgttatttaattttaattctattttttaatttgataatttacaataaaaatatctatattaatttattatgaaaatttaataaaatcaattcaatttttaattaaaataaaatatattcaaattataaaatcctCTTAGTCAAACatgcttaattatttttcattacaagtaAACTTGTTTCGAGAGGGTAtacatagaaacaaaaaaaaattactaatcaaattttatcatgtgttatttttattttattttattggttacataaaaagatgaaataaaatagataaaataacatttaaaaaaaaaggacatttatatatattttgatcaatagaaggttaacatataaaataagaaatttaatatgtcttattataaatacaaattaataaaaaaaatatcatattacattttttaatatgaaagctcttacaaatatttataaataaaatatctcatgctagagaaagaaaggaggaagATTACTAGAGATACAAAACTATTTTCATGATaagcttttcaagaaaaaagaaaaaactattgaaATCTAAAAAAGCAAACCTTTACTGAATGAAGCCTAAAATAATTCAAGTTGGCTATTCTTTGCAAAATTCCAATAAGTGAAATTGCGAGCACTGTGTTTATCTGTGAAAccacaataataatttctaaaaatacgaGAAGCTATTTCTACTTTGGCTACGtgtgcatcatcatcatcatcatcgctgCTGTTGTGGGCATTGATAACTTCATCCTTTGattggatatcatcatcatctccttCCTCTTCATGCAACCATTGTACACCAATCGTCCTTATCTGGATAGGTGGACCAAGTGGACGCACTGAAATACTCACGTCATCACCATTATCAAGAGCGTGTTTAGCAATgtggtagtgattgtttttcaaatagcttttcgtaccgaaatacatgctaatgatgtttttttattttttaaaaattatttttgacatcagcatatcaaaacgatccaaaaaatacaaaccgtACGTAATTTtagcaataataaaaaatttaaaatttgatcaaacaCAGCTTCAACCGCAGAGCCAAACAGGCTCCAAATGTAAGACCACGGCACCGTAATTTCCAGTGGCTTACCGTTTGGATTTCACGAACCCCACGCTTGTAACTCAAAGGGCAGAGATAGGCAAGACAATGCATAGCCACATATCCGGTGCGTACCAGGTGAGTTAGgaccctttttaaaaaaaaaaaattggtgaaaTCATTTATCACGCGTTTACTAGGGCCAGTAATTCTTGTTATAATTACCAATAGGGACATTAGAGACACACACAGCACATGATCCCTTTCATCAACTCACTCGCTTCTTCTTTACCGATCATTAATCAAAATCATGAACAATTGCATCTTTTGATTCAGGATAACGAGATTTTCGAaccaaaatctcaaaataactaattttttatgaaaagaaagagtCTCAAAGTTGTAAGCTACTAcagaaaattttaggattttcattttggttattgaattttaattttatctatttatctttgaatttgataattttcaatcaaaattaatttttaaatttttaattttgataataaaataatattatgtgattttttaaaaaaatataagagctcaaaaaaaaaaaagatcactaGAGATACAAAACtcttttcatgattttgttttttaaaaaaattctctcaaaagctttcaagcttttttttattttttttatgcttgaaaTCCAAAAACACAGAACTCTACTGAATGAATCCTAAATTAATTCAAGTTCAAGACCTTTCTTTGCAAAAAACCACCAAGCCAAATCGCCCCCATTAAATTCTACACGGAAAGCACagtaataatttctaaaaatacgaGAAGCTATTTCTACTTTGGCTACGTGtgctgcatcatcatcatcatcgctaCTGTTGGGGGCATTGATAACTCCATCCTTTGATTGGATATCATCATCCTTCCCTTCCTCTTCATGCAACCATTGTACACCAACCGTCCTTATTAGGATAGCTGACGTGACAACCACTGAAATTGTCACGTCATCACCATTATCAAATGTAGGATCATCGCCCCCTAATTTCCAGTGGCATAGCGATTGGATTTCACAAACCTCATCCTCGAAACGCATATATAAGACACGGGCTTGACGACGCAAGGACTGGCCACTGGTATTGTTTCTGATTTCAATACCAAGTTTTTCATAGCTACTGTACCCTGACATCATACAAAACCTTGTGAACAAATTAAAGCCACATATCCGGTGCACAGGAGGTGaggatattttgaatgaaaagttaTCTGTAAACTCATTCTGAATTAGCCATTTATCCTCTTCTTTCTCCTCATAAAACTCCCTTAACTCCTCATCTTCATCAAATCCATATGCGACAACGTTGAATATGCCATCTATAACTGTTATctgtaccaccaaaacaatgtctataaaatgagcaatagaaaaatattcaaatgtaGATTTCAAAGACAATAAAATGGGTGAGGGAGGACCTGAAATCTCGATGGCTGTATTTGAGCACTAACCATTTCCATGATTCTGAACATGTGTGAGTCAAACTTTTGGATTAATTCTAGCTTTATCCGATCTTGGAACTTGACTAATTGATCACAACCATCTGCTTTAGTCCAAGGGTTTAGAGTTCGAACTTTTTGCAGTGAATTGCAAAAGGACACATCTAACAAATCCAAATGGGATGGAAGCTTTGGGAGTGCCTGAAGCATTTtgcaatttcttaaatataggGCTCTGAGTAGACCAAGATCCTTGATGCTTTCTGGAAGAAAACGAATTGGAGTTCCACTTAAATCTAGAGTCTCCAAGAAGCGTGGCAGTGAAAACAAGGTAAATCTCAACATTTTCCTCGTTGAAAACCTAGAGGGAAAGAATAGCTTCAATGGAAGAGATGAAATGAATGATGTACTTGCAACAATTCCATCACTTTGAAGCAACTTGCTCCCCTGATGATGCTCTAGCTCCATATTCAGGCTGTTAAGATTTGAGCAACCATCTAAAACCAGCTCTTGAAGTGAATTCAATCTACTCATTTCTTCTGGAAGCTCCATAAGACTTGTACAATTTCTTAGATTTAAGATCAACAATCTTTGTAAATCACCAATAGATTCGTGAATTTGAACCAAACGGATGCAGTCTTCAAGTATTAGCTTTTCAAGGGCTGGGAGACCCGAGAAGTCTGGGGTTCTAATGAGATCACGAGAATGACGGAGatcaagaattttcaattttgaaagaaactgtgaaaatacatgaatttagtTGTTATCAATTGAAAACGAGAGAGATAGCTATAGAGAGACTTGATACATACCGGTGTGCCCTTCCAAGCATCAACTAGACAACTTCTGGATAGATCAAGAACCACCAGCTTCTCCAAGCATATGTGATTTGGTATGGATCTCCAAGACAATCGATGCCAACATaaccatatcaaattcttgGGAAAGTGCTCAAAACTTCCATGAAAATTAGTGTAGTTTAGTTGGAGAAATTTTACATCTGGCATCTTTCTAAAAGCATCCGTGCTGAGGATGGGAAACAAACTTGTTTGGCCAGTTTGTA encodes:
- the LOC7484299 gene encoding disease resistance protein RPV1, whose product is MAAGKYQESYSSRFPNCKYQVFLSFRGEDTRKNFTDHLYTALVQAGIHTFRDDNEIRRGENIDFELQKAIQQSKISIIVFSKDYASSRWCLDELVMIMERKRNADCIVLPIFYDVDPSQVGRQTGSFSAAFVEHEKSFNKEMERVNGWRIALKEVADLAGMVLGDGCEAPFVQSIVENISKNLDQKMFHVPPHFIGRDPLVQDINSWLQDGSHGAAIALLYGIGGVGKTTIAKSVFNQNFHKFEGKSFLSNFRSKDIVCLQRQLLFDILNKTVEINDPDEGILKIKGALCCRRTRIVLDDVDKRDQFNKIIGMQIWLCKGSKIIVTTRNKALFSANDIEGVRFIGSSLSGKEREIWESALQQMEVIPNFEVQKVLRISYDFLDGDYPKNLFLDIACFFNGMDVDDAVRILDGLDKGARFGIDNLIDRCLVEINSDQRLWMHQLVRDMGREIARQESPKCQRIWHHGDAFTVLKGTTDAQKLRGLTIDMHALMEDHYAEVVCTDSMVCRKRRRLNFFQQWLSDFSDGGKLQTGQTSLFPILSTDAFRKMPDVKFLQLNYTNFHGSFEHFPKNLIWLCWHRLSWRSIPNHICLEKLVVLDLSRSCLVDAWKGTPFLSKLKILDLRHSRDLIRTPDFSGLPALEKLILEDCIRLVQIHESIGDLQRLLILNLRNCTSLMELPEEMSRLNSLQELVLDGCSNLNSLNMELEHHQGSKLLQSDGIVASTSFISSLPLKLFFPSRFSTRKMLRFTLFSLPRFLETLDLSGTPIRFLPESIKDLGLLRALYLRNCKMLQALPKLPSHLDLLDVSFCNSLQKVRTLNPWTKADGCDQLVKFQDRIKLELIQKFDSHMFRIMEMVSAQIQPSRFQITVIDGIFNVVAYGFDEDEELREFYEEKEEDKWLIQNEFTDNFSFKISSPPVHRICGFNLFTRFCMMSGYSSYEKLGIEIRNNTSGQSLRRQARVLYMRFEDEVCEIQSLCHWKLGGDDPTFDNGDDVTISVVVTSAILIRTVGVQWLHEEEGKDDDIQSKDGVINAPNSSDDDDDAAHVAKVEIASRIFRNYYCAFRVEFNGGDLAWWFFAKKGLELELI